TACATGCGCACGTACTGCCTGATCCAGTCCTCGTGGGCCTCGGCGGCCTGCAGCAACTCCAGCGCCAGCGCTGCCTGGGCCGCGGCGATGTGCGACGGGCTGCGCGCAGGCCTCGGCGGCGCCTTGGCCACGTGCAATACCGGCACCTCGGCCGTGGCTGCGTCGCTGTCCAGCAGGTAGCTGATGTCGTAGGCATGGTCGCTCATGCCCGGACTGAAGCAACAGTCTTGCCAACTTTCCGGTCGCGATGTGGCGGCGGTGGGTTTACTCTGACGGACATTGACCCCTGGGGATTCATCATGACGTCGAATCGGTTCGCTGCGGGCATTCGGCCCGCCCTTTTTGCCATGCTGCTCACCGCGACTGGCCTGCTGCAGGCCACCGATACGGCGCAGGCGAAATACCCGAACTACCCCAGCGAGACCCCCGCGAAATTCGTGCCGGCCACCGCCAGCTTCGACTACGAGCGGCGCGACGTGATGGTGCCGATGCGCGACGGGGTCAAGCTGCACACCGTGATCCTGGTGCCCAAGGGTGCCCATCACGCCGGCATCCTGCTGACCCGCACCCCGTACGACGCGAACGCGCTGACCAACCTCAGCATGAGCGGCCACCTCGGGCCGGCCCTGCAGGGCTACGACAACGTGGCCGACATCATCGTCGAGGACGGCTACATCCGCGTGGTGCAGGACGTGCGCGGCAAGTACGGCTCCGAAGGCGACTACGTGATGAACCGGCCGCTGCACGGCCCGCAGAATCCCACTCCGGTCGACGACGCCACCGACACGTACGACACCATCGACTGGCTGGTGAAGAACATCCCCGAGTCGAACGGCAAGGTCGGCACGCTGGGCATTTCCTACGACGGCTTCGAGCCCCTGATGGCGCTGTTCAACCCGCACCCGGCGCTGAAGGTGTCGGTACCGATGAACCCGATGGTCGACGGCTGGATGGGCGACGACTGGTTCCACAACGGCGCGTTCCGCCAGCAGAACCTGGCCTACATCTACGAGCAGGTCGGCAGCCGCGACAACTCGATCAAGTGGTGGACGAACTACCACGACGACTACGACCTGTTCATGCATTACGGCTCCGCCGGCGCGCTGGCCGATGCCTACGGCATGCGCCAGCTCGGTTTCTGGAACAAGCTGCTGGCGCACCCGGCCTACGACAGCTTCTGGAGCGACCAGGCGGTCGACAAGCTGCTCGCCGCGCAGCCGTTGAAGGTGCCGGTGATGCTGGTGCACAGCCTGTGGGACCAGGAAGACATCTACGGCGCACAAGCCGTGTACCGCGCGATCAAGCCGA
This is a stretch of genomic DNA from Rhodanobacter sp. FDAARGOS 1247. It encodes these proteins:
- a CDS encoding CocE/NonD family hydrolase, producing MTSNRFAAGIRPALFAMLLTATGLLQATDTAQAKYPNYPSETPAKFVPATASFDYERRDVMVPMRDGVKLHTVILVPKGAHHAGILLTRTPYDANALTNLSMSGHLGPALQGYDNVADIIVEDGYIRVVQDVRGKYGSEGDYVMNRPLHGPQNPTPVDDATDTYDTIDWLVKNIPESNGKVGTLGISYDGFEPLMALFNPHPALKVSVPMNPMVDGWMGDDWFHNGAFRQQNLAYIYEQVGSRDNSIKWWTNYHDDYDLFMHYGSAGALADAYGMRQLGFWNKLLAHPAYDSFWSDQAVDKLLAAQPLKVPVMLVHSLWDQEDIYGAQAVYRAIKPKDAGGNMVKLVMGPWNHGQEIGEGSSLSAIRFGSDTAKYFREKILRPYLAQYLKDGAPKADTAAVTAYQTGSNQWQRLDRWPLACADGCPTKSRPLYLEPGSKLGFNAPAAGAAYDEYVSDPAHPVPFRARPIQPIGYGTFTWPQWLVDDQREASGRTDVLSYVSDVLTAPLTISGAPEVNLVASTSGTDSDWVVKLIDVYPDQVAYEPEMGGYQLAVAMDIFRGRYREGFTEAKPLAANQPLSYRFALPSANHVFLPGHRIMVQVQSSWFPLYDRNPQTFVPNILLARPADYVKATQRVYHAPTQASFIALPVVGG